The proteins below come from a single Halostagnicola larsenii XH-48 genomic window:
- a CDS encoding dihydroneopterin aldolase family protein, translating into MTAEDETDSSPGTKSHTGAEPRAPSDPEAACFEAGIKFGSLYHQFAGTPVSPDSAPSLAQAMEESIENQPHCRDVTVEVQTDVLEAALAESTADYTELTGRFLEVEIVVDYEGCTVVTRMEMEDGYPLMALESVRER; encoded by the coding sequence ATGACCGCCGAGGACGAAACCGACTCGAGTCCGGGTACGAAGTCGCACACGGGGGCTGAGCCGAGAGCGCCGAGTGACCCCGAAGCCGCCTGTTTCGAGGCGGGTATCAAGTTCGGTTCGCTGTACCACCAGTTCGCCGGGACGCCGGTGTCGCCCGATAGCGCTCCGAGTCTCGCGCAAGCGATGGAGGAATCGATCGAGAACCAACCCCACTGTCGGGATGTCACCGTCGAGGTCCAGACCGACGTACTCGAGGCGGCGCTCGCCGAGTCGACTGCGGACTACACCGAACTGACCGGGCGCTTTCTCGAGGTCGAAATCGTCGTCGACTACGAGGGCTGTACCGTCGTGACTCGCATGGAGATGGAAGACGGCTATCCGCTGATGGCCCTCGAGTCGGTTCGCGAGCGCTGA
- a CDS encoding ABC transporter ATP-binding protein, with amino-acid sequence MSSVDWDEDDPFEEQRENIENPMRRLLFEFGRPYWFSVTVGIISSILARALDLLPALLLAVAIDAIFGNAAFAEQVPLVVLPEAWLPTTPASQFWFVAIAIAGSFALGSIFHWVRNWGFNAFSQDIQHDVRTATYDKMQRLDMEFFSDKQTGEMMSVLSNDVNQLERFLNEGLNSAFRLVVMVVGIGALLFWLNPQLALISLAPVPLIGGFTYVFVKKIQPKYAAVRSSVGKVNSRLENNLGGIQVIKSSNTERFESGRVEDVSKKYFDTNWEAINLRIKFFPALQLISGIGFVLTFVVGGYWVLQGTAPGPFTGALEIGVFVAFIMYTQQLVWPMAQFGQVINMYQRAEASSERIFGLMDETGRIDREEGADDLEVRTGRVEYDSVSFSYEGYESRDGAEAGRQQETAADDPVEADRPDEESELIIDDISFEVEGGETLALVGPTGAGKSTVLKLLLRLYDVDDGEIRIDGQDVSEVSLPSLRRSLGYVGQESYLFYGTVEENITYGTFDADRNEIIEAAKAAEAHEFIQNLPDGYDTMVGERGVKLSGGQRQRVAIARAVLKDPDILILDEATSDVDTETEMLIQRSIDDLTEDRTTFAIAHRLSTIKDADTIVVLEGGRIVERGPHEELLENDGLYAHLWGVQAGEIDELPQEFIERAQRRTARTQARNTDD; translated from the coding sequence ATGAGCAGCGTCGATTGGGACGAAGACGATCCCTTCGAAGAGCAGCGGGAGAACATCGAGAACCCGATGCGACGCCTCCTCTTCGAGTTTGGCCGGCCGTACTGGTTCTCGGTGACCGTGGGAATCATCTCGAGTATTCTCGCGCGTGCGCTCGACCTCCTTCCTGCACTCTTGCTCGCGGTCGCCATCGACGCTATTTTCGGAAACGCCGCGTTCGCCGAGCAGGTGCCGCTGGTCGTACTGCCCGAGGCGTGGCTCCCGACGACGCCAGCCAGCCAGTTCTGGTTCGTCGCCATCGCCATCGCCGGCTCGTTCGCGCTGGGGTCGATCTTTCACTGGGTCAGAAACTGGGGGTTCAACGCCTTCTCACAGGACATCCAACACGACGTTCGAACCGCGACCTACGACAAGATGCAACGCCTCGATATGGAGTTCTTCTCGGACAAACAGACCGGCGAGATGATGTCTGTCCTCTCGAACGACGTCAACCAGCTCGAGCGCTTTCTCAACGAGGGGCTGAACTCGGCGTTCAGACTCGTCGTGATGGTCGTCGGCATCGGTGCGTTGTTGTTCTGGCTCAATCCGCAACTGGCGCTGATCTCGCTGGCACCCGTGCCGCTGATCGGCGGCTTTACGTACGTCTTCGTCAAGAAGATCCAGCCCAAGTACGCGGCCGTTCGCTCGAGCGTCGGGAAGGTAAACTCGAGACTCGAGAACAACCTCGGCGGCATACAGGTGATCAAGTCCTCGAACACGGAGCGGTTCGAGTCGGGCCGGGTCGAGGACGTCTCGAAGAAGTACTTCGATACGAACTGGGAGGCGATCAACCTCCGAATCAAGTTCTTCCCGGCGCTGCAACTCATCTCCGGGATCGGATTCGTCCTGACGTTCGTCGTCGGCGGCTACTGGGTACTCCAGGGCACCGCACCGGGACCGTTCACTGGAGCCCTCGAGATCGGCGTCTTCGTCGCGTTCATCATGTACACCCAACAGCTCGTCTGGCCGATGGCCCAGTTCGGGCAGGTGATCAACATGTACCAGCGAGCCGAGGCCTCGAGCGAGCGGATCTTCGGCCTCATGGACGAAACGGGGCGAATCGACCGCGAGGAAGGGGCCGACGATCTCGAGGTCCGGACGGGCCGCGTCGAGTACGACTCGGTCTCGTTCAGCTACGAGGGGTACGAATCGCGGGACGGCGCTGAAGCGGGTCGACAGCAAGAGACGGCAGCGGACGATCCAGTCGAAGCGGACCGACCGGACGAGGAGTCTGAACTGATCATCGACGACATCAGTTTCGAGGTCGAGGGCGGGGAGACGCTCGCGCTGGTCGGCCCGACGGGAGCCGGCAAGTCGACCGTCCTCAAGCTTCTGCTTCGACTCTACGACGTCGACGACGGCGAGATCCGGATCGACGGGCAGGACGTAAGCGAGGTGTCCCTTCCGAGTCTGCGCAGATCGCTCGGCTACGTCGGCCAGGAGTCGTACCTCTTCTACGGAACCGTCGAGGAGAACATCACCTACGGGACGTTCGACGCCGACCGCAACGAGATCATCGAGGCCGCGAAAGCCGCGGAGGCCCACGAGTTCATCCAGAACTTACCCGACGGCTACGACACGATGGTCGGGGAACGCGGAGTCAAGCTCTCGGGCGGCCAGCGCCAGCGGGTCGCCATCGCTCGCGCGGTCCTCAAAGATCCCGACATCCTGATTTTAGACGAGGCGACGAGCGACGTCGACACCGAGACGGAGATGCTCATCCAGCGCTCCATCGATGATCTCACCGAAGACCGGACGACGTTCGCCATCGCACACCGGCTCTCGACGATCAAAGACGCCGACACGATCGTCGTCCTCGAGGGTGGACGGATCGTCGAACGCGGTCCCCACGAGGAACTGCTCGAGAACGACGGACTCTACGCCCACCTCTGGGGCGTCCAGGCCGGCGAAATCGACGAGCTACCCCAGGAATTCATCGAACGCGCCCAGCGTCGGACCGCTCGAACGCAGGCGCGAAACACCGACGACTAA
- a CDS encoding DUF5790 family protein, whose amino-acid sequence MSQASLDDDELFGEAATEMRDDVEASLADAWGALPDADDVWESDADNVLGALNGLKSALDAGDAEDHLRDAKKWFTMGQRADAFDDADDLEEEIEDLEATIEDISEASEQVGELTSTVPALRSALESADEDTDESDD is encoded by the coding sequence ATGAGCCAAGCCTCGCTCGACGACGACGAACTGTTCGGCGAAGCCGCGACCGAAATGCGCGACGACGTCGAAGCCTCCCTCGCGGACGCCTGGGGCGCCCTACCCGACGCTGACGACGTCTGGGAGAGCGACGCCGACAACGTCCTCGGTGCGCTCAACGGGCTCAAATCTGCCCTCGACGCCGGCGACGCCGAAGACCACCTTCGCGACGCCAAAAAGTGGTTTACGATGGGCCAACGCGCCGACGCTTTCGACGACGCCGACGACCTCGAAGAAGAGATCGAAGATCTCGAAGCTACCATCGAGGACATCTCCGAGGCGAGCGAGCAGGTGGGCGAACTCACGTCGACGGTTCCCGCCCTGCGGAGCGCGCTCGAGAGCGCGGACGAAGACACGGACGAATCCGACGACTGA
- a CDS encoding creatininase family protein, translating into MELRSATWTDLAGCETDLAIIPVGSTEQHGPHAPLGTDVITAESVARMGIERFEGAVVLAPAIPVGIAEEHRQFSGTMWVSPDTFRAYVRESATSLAAHGFDRIVFVNGHGGNVDALREVAADISRTEDAYAVSFTWFDAVGEHASEMGHGGPLETALLSHVAPELVREDRLEEARDAAAESWGEWVSHANLAHDSAEFTENGVVGDPSAGDEQLGEELLELAGTSLERLLEAVEKRDVDRPENRRTPSTD; encoded by the coding sequence ATGGAACTACGGTCGGCCACCTGGACGGACCTCGCCGGCTGCGAGACGGACCTCGCGATCATCCCGGTCGGAAGCACGGAGCAACACGGCCCGCACGCGCCGCTCGGAACCGACGTTATCACCGCCGAGTCGGTCGCACGGATGGGTATCGAGCGCTTCGAGGGAGCGGTCGTTCTCGCGCCAGCGATTCCGGTGGGCATCGCGGAAGAACACCGGCAGTTTTCGGGGACGATGTGGGTTTCGCCGGACACGTTCCGGGCCTACGTCCGCGAGTCGGCGACGAGTCTCGCCGCCCACGGATTCGATCGGATCGTCTTCGTCAACGGCCACGGCGGCAACGTCGACGCGCTGCGAGAGGTCGCGGCCGATATTTCGCGTACTGAAGACGCCTACGCCGTCTCGTTCACCTGGTTCGATGCAGTCGGCGAGCACGCGAGCGAGATGGGCCACGGCGGACCGCTCGAGACCGCGCTGTTGTCCCACGTCGCACCCGAACTGGTCCGGGAAGATCGGCTCGAGGAAGCCAGAGACGCCGCCGCCGAATCGTGGGGCGAGTGGGTGAGTCACGCGAATCTCGCCCACGATTCCGCGGAGTTTACCGAAAACGGCGTCGTCGGGGACCCCAGTGCGGGTGATGAGCAACTGGGCGAGGAACTGCTCGAACTCGCGGGAACGAGCCTCGAACGCCTGCTCGAGGCGGTCGAGAAACGGGACGTGGACCGTCCGGAAAACAGACGGACTCCGTCGACGGACTGA
- a CDS encoding DUF5789 family protein, which translates to MADENRELGVELGDLGDQLRNREYPVSQDELLSDHGDAELDMGEETATLEEVIGPLNEDEYESADEVEQAIMNMVGDEAIGRKNYSDRTPPAPGEDRQDEGAPDQDDQEGQESF; encoded by the coding sequence ATGGCCGATGAGAACCGCGAGCTCGGCGTCGAACTGGGCGATCTCGGTGACCAGCTTCGGAACCGCGAATATCCCGTCAGTCAGGACGAACTCCTCTCGGACCACGGCGACGCGGAACTCGATATGGGCGAAGAGACCGCGACGCTCGAGGAGGTTATCGGGCCGCTCAACGAGGACGAGTACGAGTCCGCCGACGAGGTAGAGCAGGCGATCATGAACATGGTCGGCGACGAGGCGATCGGACGCAAGAACTACAGCGATCGAACGCCGCCCGCGCCGGGCGAGGACCGTCAGGACGAGGGCGCGCCGGATCAGGACGATCAGGAAGGACAGGAGTCGTTTTAG
- a CDS encoding DUF192 domain-containing protein, translated as MDTDRASRLLLVVALALVVGFVLVQVGIVPTPWNADQATVTINDANGEPRATVDAEVADTWSERYTGLSDHESLEGDEGMLFVHDGEGERTYVMRDMDFDIDIIFIDGDGEVTEIREARAPEADENGNNLEYSGRAKWVLEVPSGYADEHGIDAGDDVSIEYA; from the coding sequence ATGGACACGGACCGTGCGTCGCGACTCTTGTTGGTGGTCGCGCTCGCGCTCGTCGTCGGCTTCGTTCTCGTGCAGGTCGGAATCGTCCCGACTCCGTGGAACGCGGATCAGGCGACAGTCACCATAAACGACGCCAACGGCGAGCCGCGAGCGACCGTCGATGCCGAGGTCGCAGACACCTGGTCGGAACGCTACACCGGACTGAGTGATCACGAGTCGCTCGAGGGCGACGAGGGAATGCTGTTCGTCCACGACGGCGAGGGCGAGCGAACCTACGTGATGCGCGACATGGACTTCGATATCGACATCATCTTCATCGACGGCGACGGCGAGGTGACGGAGATCCGGGAGGCGCGAGCGCCCGAGGCCGACGAAAACGGCAACAATCTCGAGTATTCGGGACGGGCGAAGTGGGTGCTCGAGGTCCCAAGCGGGTACGCCGACGAACACGGGATCGACGCCGGCGACGACGTGAGTATCGAGTACGCGTAG
- the azf gene encoding NAD-dependent glucose-6-phosphate dehydrogenase Azf, which produces MAQSVLLTGASGRVGQAVLGDLADAYEWRLLDRDPPTEDLPGEFVVADITDDEAVREAMDEIDVVVHLAGDPRPEAPWSSVLTNNIDGTRTVYQAAVETGVEKVVFASSNHAVGAYETDERTPDMYRPHDEFLLDGTELPRPTNLYGVSKAAGETLGRYYHDEHDLSVISVRIGNLTEGHPPIDYERGQAMWLSYRDCAHLFDRCIQADYGYEIVYGISDNDRKYYSLERAQEVLDYEPQDNSAEHD; this is translated from the coding sequence ATGGCACAGTCCGTCCTGTTAACGGGGGCGTCCGGGCGCGTCGGGCAGGCGGTCCTGGGCGACCTCGCCGACGCGTACGAGTGGCGCTTGCTCGATCGCGACCCACCGACCGAGGACCTTCCAGGGGAGTTCGTCGTCGCCGATATCACCGACGACGAGGCGGTTCGAGAGGCGATGGACGAGATCGACGTCGTCGTCCACCTGGCCGGCGATCCGCGTCCCGAAGCACCCTGGAGCAGCGTGCTGACGAACAACATCGACGGCACGCGGACGGTTTACCAGGCCGCCGTCGAGACCGGCGTCGAAAAGGTCGTCTTTGCCTCCTCGAACCACGCGGTCGGGGCCTACGAAACCGACGAACGAACGCCCGACATGTACCGGCCCCACGACGAATTCTTGCTCGACGGCACGGAACTTCCCCGCCCGACCAACCTCTATGGCGTCTCGAAAGCCGCCGGCGAAACCCTCGGTCGGTATTATCACGACGAACACGACCTGTCCGTTATCTCGGTTCGGATCGGAAACCTCACCGAAGGCCACCCGCCGATCGATTACGAGCGCGGACAGGCGATGTGGCTCTCCTACCGCGACTGTGCACACCTCTTCGACCGGTGTATCCAGGCCGACTACGGCTACGAAATCGTCTACGGAATCTCCGACAACGACCGGAAATACTACTCCTTAGAGCGCGCTCAAGAGGTCCTCGACTACGAGCCACAGGACAACTCCGCGGAGCACGATTAG